In one Actinopolymorpha sp. NPDC004070 genomic region, the following are encoded:
- a CDS encoding DUF5808 domain-containing protein has product MAKRKKKRGGRLDSLVWATTGALVAASVTRELRRPSAERTWQGRIVGVPYDYRVPTVDKVRSAWWAPEDRRLFMPKVFGVGWDVNFGRVVTLGRQKIAERKERQSVGGTSA; this is encoded by the coding sequence ATGGCGAAGCGGAAGAAGAAGCGCGGCGGTCGACTGGACTCGCTGGTCTGGGCGACGACCGGAGCCCTCGTGGCCGCGTCGGTGACCCGGGAGCTGCGCCGCCCGTCGGCGGAGCGGACCTGGCAGGGCCGGATCGTCGGCGTTCCGTATGACTACCGCGTGCCGACCGTGGACAAGGTGCGGTCCGCCTGGTGGGCTCCGGAGGACCGGCGCCTGTTCATGCCGAAGGTGTTCGGTGTGGGCTGGGACGTCAACTTCGGGCGGGTCGTCACGCTCGGCAGGCAGAAGATCGCCGAACGCAAGGAGCGCCAGTCGGTCGGCGGTACGTCCGCCTGA
- a CDS encoding transglycosylase SLT domain-containing protein has product MASNAGKHRAPAKHRARGRGAGFTTRLTAPHPGGSRRADATPKVAQASPVAVAIRERTGPERELVDLPAAIGDREAVDVREAVVNREPEAIALPAAPPAADPEPPARRGFRISPAFAAVTAASLGVTGAVGAGVLVAGSHRTGAINNLAVSDLGGRGALTAKRAAELKPKSAKPRHTTRTVTPKPKPTVSEKPEKVVPATGEDVIDRTAVERLRAAERASRAAEREALARERAAKERARMESGSPKEIAARLVAARGWSDAQYQCLVTMWTRESSWNHHAVNASSGAYGIPQALPGSKMAAYGSDWRDNPTTQIKWGLAYIESRYGTPCGAWSWWQAHNWY; this is encoded by the coding sequence GTGGCGAGCAACGCCGGTAAGCACCGGGCACCCGCGAAGCATCGGGCGCGCGGACGCGGCGCAGGATTCACGACCCGGCTGACGGCCCCTCACCCCGGGGGTTCACGACGGGCCGACGCCACTCCGAAGGTCGCGCAGGCCTCGCCGGTCGCGGTCGCGATCCGTGAGCGGACCGGGCCGGAGCGCGAGCTGGTCGACCTGCCCGCGGCGATCGGGGATCGCGAGGCCGTCGACGTACGCGAGGCGGTCGTGAACCGGGAGCCGGAGGCGATCGCGCTCCCCGCAGCGCCACCGGCGGCGGATCCCGAGCCGCCGGCCCGCCGCGGGTTCCGGATCAGCCCCGCCTTCGCCGCGGTCACCGCGGCCAGCCTCGGGGTGACCGGGGCGGTGGGTGCGGGCGTCCTGGTGGCCGGGAGCCACCGGACCGGCGCGATCAACAACCTCGCCGTCTCCGACCTCGGTGGCCGCGGCGCGCTGACGGCGAAGCGGGCCGCCGAGCTCAAGCCGAAGTCCGCCAAGCCGCGGCACACCACGCGCACCGTCACCCCGAAACCGAAGCCCACGGTGTCGGAGAAGCCGGAGAAGGTCGTTCCCGCCACGGGTGAGGACGTCATCGACCGCACCGCCGTCGAGCGGCTTCGCGCCGCCGAGCGGGCCTCCCGCGCCGCCGAACGCGAGGCCCTCGCCCGCGAGCGGGCCGCCAAGGAGCGGGCGCGGATGGAGAGCGGGTCGCCGAAGGAGATCGCCGCCCGCCTGGTGGCTGCCCGGGGCTGGAGCGACGCGCAGTACCAATGCCTGGTGACCATGTGGACGCGGGAGAGCAGCTGGAACCACCACGCGGTCAACGCCAGCTCCGGCGCCTACGGCATTCCGCAGGCACTGCCCGGCAGCAAGATGGCCGCGTACGGCTCGGACTGGCGCGACAACCCCACCACGCAGATCAAGTGGGGCCTCGCCTACATCGAGTCGCGCTACGGCACACCCTGCGGCGCCTGGTCGTGGTGGCAGGCCCACAACTGGTACTGA
- a CDS encoding PhoH family protein has translation MATSTEAVDTSAGHPNAGRSNAGHPDEHDLTARTGPVSSEDPLPDPNANRTYVIDTSVLLADPNALRRFEEHEIVLPVVVVTELEGKRHHPELGYFARTALRLLDELRVRHGRLDEPVPIGTSGGTLRVELNHADPEVLPVGFRLGDNDTRILAVALNLAAEGREVVLVSKDLPLRVKASAVGLVAEEYRAELPVETGWTGMVEVDLAGADLDTLYAEGTVDLEAARELPTHTGLVLLSERGSGLGRVTPDKRVRLVRGDREAFGLRGRSAEQRVALDLLLDPDIGIVSLGGRAGTGKSALALCAGLEAVMERRQHRKVVVFRPLYAVGGQDLGYLPGSEAEKMAPWSQAVFDTLGAVTNANVVEEVIDRGMLEVLPLTHIRGRSLHDAFVVVDEAQSLERNVLLTVLSRIGSGSRVVLTHDVGQRDNLRVGRHDGVVAVIEKLKGHPLFAHVTLTRSERSPIAALVTEMLEDISL, from the coding sequence ATGGCGACCTCGACCGAGGCTGTGGACACCTCCGCTGGTCACCCGAACGCCGGTCGGTCCAACGCTGGCCACCCGGACGAGCACGACCTGACGGCCCGGACCGGCCCGGTGTCGAGCGAGGATCCGCTCCCGGATCCGAACGCCAACCGCACGTACGTCATCGACACCAGCGTCCTGCTCGCCGACCCGAACGCGCTGCGGCGCTTCGAGGAGCACGAGATCGTGCTGCCGGTGGTGGTGGTCACCGAACTCGAGGGCAAGCGCCACCACCCCGAGCTCGGCTACTTCGCCCGCACCGCCCTGCGCCTGCTCGACGAGCTTCGGGTACGACACGGCCGGCTGGACGAGCCGGTGCCGATCGGTACGTCCGGAGGCACTCTGCGGGTCGAGCTCAACCATGCCGATCCGGAGGTTCTTCCGGTCGGTTTCCGGCTGGGCGACAACGACACCCGCATCCTGGCGGTGGCACTCAACCTGGCCGCGGAGGGCCGCGAGGTCGTCCTCGTCTCCAAGGACCTGCCGCTGCGGGTGAAGGCGTCGGCCGTCGGCCTGGTCGCCGAGGAGTACCGCGCGGAGCTACCGGTGGAGACCGGGTGGACCGGCATGGTGGAGGTCGACCTTGCCGGCGCCGACCTGGACACGCTGTACGCCGAGGGGACGGTCGACCTCGAGGCCGCCCGTGAGCTGCCCACCCACACCGGCCTGGTGCTGTTGTCCGAGCGCGGCAGCGGCCTGGGCCGGGTCACCCCCGACAAGCGCGTACGCCTGGTCCGCGGCGACCGTGAGGCGTTCGGCCTGCGCGGACGCTCGGCCGAGCAGCGCGTCGCCCTCGACCTGCTGCTGGACCCCGACATCGGCATCGTGAGCCTCGGCGGGCGGGCCGGAACCGGAAAGTCCGCGCTGGCCCTGTGTGCCGGTCTGGAGGCGGTGATGGAGCGCCGCCAGCACCGCAAGGTGGTGGTCTTCCGGCCGCTGTACGCCGTCGGCGGGCAGGATCTCGGCTATCTGCCGGGCAGCGAGGCGGAGAAAATGGCGCCTTGGTCACAGGCGGTGTTCGACACGCTGGGCGCCGTGACCAACGCGAACGTCGTGGAGGAGGTCATCGACCGGGGGATGCTCGAGGTGCTTCCGCTCACCCACATCCGCGGCCGGTCCCTGCACGACGCCTTCGTCGTGGTCGACGAGGCACAGTCCCTGGAACGCAACGTACTTCTCACGGTATTGTCCCGGATTGGTTCCGGTTCCCGAGTTGTCCTGACTCACGACGTTGGTCAGCGGGACAACCTGCGAGTCGGGCGCCATGACGGAGTAGTGGCAGTGATCGAGAAGCTCAAGGGGCATCCGTTGTTCGCGCACGTGACGCTGACCCGTTCGGAGCGTTCTCCGATCGCCGCCCTCGTGACCGAGATGCTCGAGGACATCTCGTTGTGA
- a CDS encoding carbohydrate ABC transporter permease, whose product MNGRKVWWAVAGLLIVVYTLFPVAWILSLSLKKDANTPGFFPTEATFDNYRTVFDSGLFLSALRNSVGISLISTVASVVLATLAAYAIARLEFRGKKVVLSMALAIAMFPTISLVPPLFDMWRTLGLYDTWLGLIIPYMSFTLPLAIWTLSAFFREIPWEMEQAAQVDGATQWQAFRKVIVPLAAPGVFTAAILTFFFAWNDFVFGISLTASDAARPVPAALAFFTGESFFEQPTAAIAAAAVVVTIPVIVLVLFFQRKIVAGLTSGAVKG is encoded by the coding sequence ATGAACGGCCGCAAGGTCTGGTGGGCGGTCGCCGGGCTGCTGATCGTCGTCTACACGTTGTTCCCGGTGGCGTGGATCCTGTCCCTGTCACTGAAGAAGGACGCCAACACGCCGGGCTTCTTCCCGACCGAGGCCACCTTCGACAACTACCGCACGGTGTTCGACTCGGGGCTGTTCCTCAGCGCCCTGCGCAACTCCGTCGGTATCTCGCTGATCTCCACCGTCGCGTCGGTGGTGCTGGCCACGCTGGCGGCCTACGCGATCGCCCGGCTGGAGTTCCGCGGCAAGAAGGTCGTGCTCTCGATGGCGCTGGCGATCGCGATGTTCCCGACCATCTCGCTGGTGCCGCCGCTGTTCGACATGTGGCGGACGCTCGGCCTGTACGACACCTGGCTGGGGCTGATCATTCCCTACATGTCGTTCACCCTGCCGCTGGCGATCTGGACGCTGTCGGCGTTCTTCCGGGAGATCCCCTGGGAGATGGAGCAGGCCGCCCAGGTCGACGGGGCCACGCAGTGGCAGGCGTTCCGCAAGGTGATCGTCCCGCTGGCGGCTCCCGGTGTGTTCACCGCCGCCATCCTGACGTTCTTCTTCGCCTGGAACGACTTCGTGTTCGGCATCTCGCTGACCGCCTCCGACGCGGCCCGGCCGGTGCCGGCGGCGTTGGCGTTCTTCACGGGTGAGTCGTTCTTCGAACAACCCACGGCCGCGATCGCGGCGGCCGCGGTCGTCGTCACGATCCCGGTGATCGTGCTCGTTCTCTTCTTCCAGCGCAAGATCGTGGCCGGGCTGACGTCCGGCGCGGTGAAGGGTTGA
- a CDS encoding SAM-dependent methyltransferase, with amino-acid sequence MPRYALLVLPATNRVYAEASIDLTRAELGVFSAAVLDGRLTDVAEERLGGVPYVTFGVAEPLGARDVAYLSQLSSEYALFELREQRELSGEGSGAPVLSPVTLTPLDQFDDDLLTIQKYVGKTNEFFTKLLLNVTVLASASAGDMLDRRLRILDPLCGRGTTLNQVLMYGWDAAGIEIDGKDVEAYSGFLRTYLKRKRLKHQAELTPIRRDRKVLGRRFHVTLAADKAAYKSGDALDLTVVNADTRRARDFFRSGSFDAIVTDAPYGVQHGSRSGGPGELSRSPLDLLSAALPGWVDLLRPGGALGMSWNTHVARREDAAAALTAAGLEVCDDTAYLGFRHRVDQAILRDVLVARKPRG; translated from the coding sequence ATGCCGCGTTATGCCCTGCTCGTGCTGCCCGCCACCAACCGGGTGTACGCCGAGGCCTCGATCGACCTCACCCGCGCCGAGCTCGGCGTCTTCTCCGCGGCCGTGCTGGACGGGCGGCTCACCGACGTCGCCGAGGAGCGGCTGGGTGGGGTCCCGTACGTCACGTTCGGGGTCGCCGAGCCGCTGGGCGCCCGTGACGTGGCGTATCTCTCGCAGCTCTCCTCGGAGTACGCGCTGTTCGAGCTACGCGAGCAACGCGAGCTAAGCGGCGAGGGCAGCGGCGCACCGGTGCTGAGCCCCGTGACGCTGACGCCGCTGGACCAGTTCGACGACGACCTGCTGACGATCCAGAAGTACGTCGGGAAGACCAACGAGTTCTTCACCAAGCTCCTGCTCAACGTCACCGTGCTGGCCTCGGCCTCCGCCGGTGACATGCTGGACCGGCGGCTGCGGATCCTGGACCCGCTGTGCGGGCGTGGCACCACGCTCAACCAGGTGCTGATGTACGGCTGGGACGCCGCGGGCATCGAAATCGACGGCAAGGACGTCGAGGCGTACTCCGGATTCCTGCGCACGTACCTGAAGCGCAAGCGGCTCAAGCACCAGGCGGAGCTGACGCCGATCCGGCGCGACCGCAAGGTGCTGGGCCGGAGGTTCCACGTGACGCTGGCCGCGGACAAGGCGGCGTACAAGTCCGGCGACGCGCTCGACCTGACCGTGGTGAACGCCGACACCCGGCGGGCACGCGACTTCTTCCGCTCCGGTTCCTTCGACGCGATCGTCACCGACGCCCCGTACGGCGTCCAGCACGGAAGCCGGTCCGGCGGGCCGGGCGAGCTGTCCCGGTCGCCGCTGGACCTGCTGTCCGCCGCGTTGCCCGGCTGGGTGGACCTGCTCCGGCCGGGCGGCGCACTGGGGATGTCGTGGAACACCCATGTGGCCCGGCGTGAGGACGCCGCGGCTGCGCTGACCGCGGCCGGCCTGGAGGTGTGCGACGACACGGCGTACCTCGGCTTCCGGCACCGGGTCGACCAGGCCATCCTGCGGGACGTGCTGGTGGCCAGGAAGCCTCGCGGCTGA
- the ugpC gene encoding sn-glycerol-3-phosphate ABC transporter ATP-binding protein UgpC encodes MATIELKNIVKEYGDGYPAVNDVSLEIADGEFMILVGPSGCGKSTLLRMIVGLEDITSGDLLIGGERVNDKAPRDRNLAMVFQNYALYPHLTVYENIAFPLRLAKRSEEEVREKVERAADLLELREHLQRKPSQLSGGQRQRVAMGRAIVRDAEAFLFDEPLSNLDAKLRGQMRTEISRLQRQLDTTTVYVTHDQTEAMTLGDRVAVLRKGVLQQCASPRELYEQPVNLFVAGFIGAPPMNFLPAAVKDGRIELPFATVPLPDHYDAAALDGRLLVAGIRPGSFEDAEYVDSAKHPRGETFEATVDVIEWLGNEQYAYVPYESEQEIRAEIDTLAQELDMEAMRPQLIISLDPASRIREGQQGRFWVDVSKIHLFDPKDGANLGLTRQSNATSGEPTPA; translated from the coding sequence GTGGCAACCATCGAGTTGAAGAACATCGTCAAGGAGTACGGCGATGGGTATCCGGCCGTCAACGACGTGAGCCTGGAAATCGCCGACGGCGAGTTCATGATCCTCGTCGGACCGTCCGGGTGCGGCAAGTCCACCTTGCTCCGGATGATCGTGGGGCTGGAGGACATCACCTCCGGCGACCTGCTGATCGGTGGTGAGCGCGTCAACGACAAGGCGCCGCGCGACCGCAACCTCGCGATGGTCTTCCAGAACTACGCGCTCTACCCCCACCTCACCGTCTACGAGAACATCGCGTTCCCGTTGCGTCTCGCCAAGCGGTCCGAGGAGGAGGTGCGGGAGAAGGTCGAGCGCGCCGCGGACCTGCTCGAGCTGCGCGAGCACCTGCAGCGCAAGCCGAGCCAGCTGTCCGGTGGCCAGCGCCAGCGGGTGGCGATGGGGCGGGCGATCGTCCGGGACGCGGAGGCGTTCCTGTTCGACGAGCCGCTGTCCAACCTCGACGCCAAGCTGCGTGGGCAGATGCGGACCGAGATCTCCCGACTGCAACGTCAGCTTGACACCACGACCGTCTACGTCACCCACGACCAGACCGAGGCGATGACCCTCGGGGACCGGGTTGCCGTTCTGCGCAAGGGCGTCCTGCAGCAGTGTGCGTCCCCGCGCGAGCTGTACGAGCAGCCGGTCAACCTGTTCGTGGCGGGCTTCATCGGTGCGCCGCCGATGAATTTCCTGCCGGCGGCAGTGAAGGACGGCCGGATCGAGCTCCCGTTCGCCACCGTGCCGCTGCCCGACCACTACGACGCGGCGGCCCTGGACGGCCGCCTGCTGGTCGCGGGCATCCGGCCGGGATCGTTCGAGGACGCGGAGTACGTCGACTCGGCCAAGCACCCGCGCGGTGAGACGTTCGAGGCGACGGTCGACGTGATCGAGTGGCTCGGCAACGAGCAGTACGCCTACGTGCCGTACGAGTCCGAGCAGGAGATCCGCGCCGAGATCGACACCCTCGCGCAGGAGCTCGACATGGAGGCGATGCGCCCGCAGCTCATCATCTCCCTCGACCCAGCCAGCCGGATCCGCGAGGGCCAGCAGGGCAGGTTCTGGGTGGACGTGTCGAAGATCCACCTGTTCGACCCCAAGGACGGCGCCAACCTCGGGTTGACGCGGCAGTCGAACGCGACGAGCGGCGAGCCCACGCCCGCCTGA
- a CDS encoding isoprenyl transferase translates to MALPGLLYRIYQRRLTASIPSERVPRHVAVMIDGNRRWARAAGADDVRFGYDAGAAKVPHFLGWCEEVGVRVVTIYMLSADNLRRPAEDVDPLLEVIGGLVGELAATGRWRIHPVGARDLLPERIAQVLKDAEETTAAVDGLLVNVAVGYGGRREVTEAVRALLHEHAGKGTTIEDLAEVLDVEHIAAHLYTKGQPDPDLVIRTSGELRMSDFLLWQSAYSEFFFCEALWPDFRKVDFLRAIRAYAARNRRYGL, encoded by the coding sequence ATGGCCCTGCCCGGCCTGCTGTACCGCATCTACCAGCGCCGCCTGACGGCATCGATCCCGTCCGAGCGGGTGCCTCGGCACGTCGCGGTGATGATCGACGGCAACCGCCGGTGGGCGCGCGCGGCGGGTGCCGACGACGTGCGCTTCGGCTACGACGCCGGCGCCGCCAAGGTGCCGCACTTCCTCGGCTGGTGCGAGGAGGTGGGCGTTCGCGTCGTCACGATCTACATGCTCTCCGCCGACAATCTCCGCCGCCCGGCGGAGGACGTCGACCCGCTGCTGGAGGTCATCGGGGGGCTCGTCGGCGAGCTCGCCGCGACCGGCCGCTGGCGGATCCACCCGGTCGGCGCGCGCGACCTGCTGCCCGAACGGATCGCCCAGGTGCTCAAGGACGCCGAGGAGACCACCGCCGCGGTGGACGGCCTGCTGGTCAACGTCGCGGTGGGGTACGGCGGCCGCCGCGAGGTCACCGAAGCGGTGCGGGCGCTGCTGCACGAGCACGCCGGCAAGGGCACCACCATCGAGGACCTCGCGGAGGTGCTCGACGTCGAACACATCGCCGCCCACCTCTACACCAAGGGCCAGCCCGACCCCGACCTGGTGATCCGCACGTCGGGGGAGTTGCGGATGTCGGACTTCCTGTTGTGGCAGAGCGCCTACAGCGAGTTCTTCTTCTGCGAAGCGCTCTGGCCGGATTTCCGGAAGGTCGATTTTCTCCGGGCGATCCGGGCGTACGCCGCCCGAAACCGCCGCTACGGCCTTTGA
- a CDS encoding MBL fold metallo-hydrolase, producing the protein MRILKYTHSLVRLEKSDRALVIDPGSFSEEEPLDGAEAVLITHEHTDHLDVDKLSRHPDLQIWTNAAVASLLTDVDPDRLHVVAAGDSFIAAGFEVGVHGELHEVIHPDLPPVPNIGFFVDDSFFHPGDAFTVPDRPVDTLMVPTSAPWLKSSESIDYIRAVRPRLALSVHDGLLNDIGLGLVDNLVGGMAEQAGSEFRRLASGGSIDI; encoded by the coding sequence ATGCGGATCCTCAAGTACACCCACTCCCTGGTCCGGCTGGAGAAGAGCGACCGGGCGCTCGTGATCGACCCCGGTTCGTTCAGCGAGGAGGAGCCGCTGGACGGGGCCGAGGCCGTCCTGATCACCCACGAGCACACCGACCACCTCGACGTGGACAAGCTGTCCCGGCACCCCGACCTGCAGATCTGGACCAACGCCGCGGTCGCCTCCCTGCTGACCGACGTCGACCCCGACCGGCTGCACGTGGTCGCCGCCGGGGACAGCTTCATCGCGGCCGGCTTCGAGGTGGGCGTGCACGGCGAGCTGCACGAGGTGATCCACCCCGACCTGCCGCCGGTGCCCAACATCGGCTTCTTCGTCGACGACTCCTTCTTCCACCCCGGCGACGCGTTCACGGTGCCCGACCGGCCCGTCGACACCCTGATGGTGCCCACGTCCGCTCCGTGGCTGAAGTCCTCGGAGTCGATCGACTACATCCGCGCGGTGCGGCCGCGGCTCGCGCTGTCGGTGCACGACGGCCTGCTGAACGACATCGGGCTGGGCCTGGTGGACAACCTCGTGGGCGGCATGGCCGAGCAGGCCGGGTCGGAGTTCCGCCGGCTCGCGTCCGGCGGGTCGATCGACATCTGA
- a CDS encoding extracellular solute-binding protein: protein MTWYINPDNGGQAKLAAKCTKQAGGKYRIATALLPRDSTAQREQLVRRLAAGDTGIDLMSLDLPYLAEFANAGFLHKFQGSEATGLTKGMLAGPLEAAKWKDGLYAVPFNTNTQVLWYHRSVAKKAGLDIGPNSDVTWKQVISAAEKSGTTVQVQASRYEGYTVLINSLVASAGGKILKNPEAGKDVTPAIDSAAGRAAADVLRTLGRSKAASSDISNSDEGTSQAGFNADNGGFMTNWPFVYTAETGTLNDLKAQRKSAPAGNRAALDKQIKEQQAKVDDFGWARWPGVVKGKPSAPPLGGINLAVGAFSKHTKESVEAVRCITSPASQKEYMLGEGLLPTVESVYADPEIRKAFPMADLLRKSVDQGAPRPITPYYPDITAAVQRSWHPASAVNPSKTPGVTARLIVAVLHDKELI from the coding sequence GTGACGTGGTACATCAACCCCGACAACGGCGGCCAGGCGAAGCTGGCGGCCAAGTGCACGAAGCAGGCCGGCGGCAAGTACCGCATCGCCACCGCCCTGCTGCCCCGCGACTCCACCGCCCAGCGCGAGCAACTCGTCCGCCGGCTCGCCGCCGGTGACACGGGCATCGACCTGATGAGCCTCGATCTTCCCTATCTCGCGGAGTTCGCCAACGCGGGCTTCCTGCACAAGTTCCAGGGCAGCGAGGCGACCGGGCTCACCAAGGGCATGCTCGCCGGGCCGCTGGAGGCGGCGAAGTGGAAGGACGGGCTCTACGCCGTCCCGTTCAACACCAACACCCAGGTGCTGTGGTACCACCGGTCCGTCGCGAAGAAGGCCGGCCTCGACATCGGCCCCAACTCCGACGTGACGTGGAAGCAGGTCATCTCCGCGGCGGAGAAGTCCGGCACGACCGTGCAGGTGCAGGCGTCCCGCTACGAGGGCTACACCGTGCTGATCAACTCGCTGGTGGCCTCGGCGGGCGGGAAGATCCTGAAGAACCCCGAAGCGGGCAAGGACGTCACGCCCGCCATCGACTCCGCCGCGGGCCGCGCCGCCGCGGACGTGCTGCGCACCCTCGGTCGTTCGAAGGCCGCCTCCTCCGACATCAGCAACTCCGACGAGGGCACCAGCCAGGCCGGGTTCAACGCCGACAACGGCGGCTTCATGACCAACTGGCCGTTCGTCTACACCGCCGAGACCGGCACCCTGAACGACCTGAAGGCGCAGCGCAAGAGCGCCCCGGCGGGCAATCGGGCCGCGCTCGACAAGCAGATCAAGGAACAGCAGGCAAAGGTGGACGACTTCGGCTGGGCCCGCTGGCCCGGCGTCGTCAAGGGCAAGCCGAGCGCGCCGCCGCTGGGCGGGATCAACCTCGCCGTCGGCGCGTTCAGCAAGCACACCAAGGAGTCGGTCGAGGCGGTGCGGTGCATCACCTCTCCGGCCAGCCAGAAGGAGTACATGCTCGGCGAGGGCCTGCTGCCCACCGTGGAGTCGGTCTACGCCGATCCGGAGATCCGCAAGGCGTTCCCGATGGCCGACCTGCTGCGCAAGTCGGTCGACCAGGGCGCGCCCCGGCCGATCACGCCGTACTACCCCGACATCACCGCGGCCGTCCAGCGCTCCTGGCACCCGGCGTCGGCGGTCAACCCGAGCAAGACGCCCGGGGTCACCGCGCGGCTGATCGTCGCGGTCCTCCATGACAAAGAGCTGATCTGA
- a CDS encoding sugar ABC transporter permease, with protein MTTTTLEKPAPSTARRRLTDRARHEQRLGWYLCAPAFVVMLAVTAYPMLQAVWLSMQSYRITDPESRRFVGLANYTMVLSDGLWWRDVGVTVLITIITVVVELIIGFAFAMVMHRILFGRGIVRTAILVPYGIITVVSAFAWKFAFAPDSGFVNSWLHLQNYDFFAQFGSSVAAISMSEIWKTTPFMSLLLLAGLAQVPEDLQEAAKVDGATWWQRLWKVTIPNMRAAIMVALLFRTLDAYRIFDSVFVMTNGAQGTETVSFLAYRQMITRTAVGLGSAVSVLLFLTVLIIAFVFIKLFRTDLSQVRGDR; from the coding sequence ATGACGACAACCACACTTGAGAAACCGGCTCCCTCGACCGCCCGCCGCAGGCTGACCGACCGGGCCCGCCACGAGCAGCGCCTGGGGTGGTACCTGTGTGCGCCGGCCTTCGTGGTGATGCTGGCGGTCACCGCGTATCCGATGCTGCAGGCCGTGTGGCTTTCCATGCAGAGCTACCGGATCACCGACCCCGAGTCCCGGCGGTTCGTCGGCCTGGCCAACTACACGATGGTGCTGAGCGACGGGCTGTGGTGGCGCGACGTCGGCGTCACCGTGCTGATCACGATCATCACCGTCGTGGTGGAGCTGATCATCGGCTTCGCGTTCGCGATGGTGATGCACCGCATCCTCTTCGGGCGGGGCATCGTCCGCACCGCCATCCTGGTGCCCTACGGCATCATCACGGTGGTCTCGGCGTTCGCCTGGAAGTTCGCGTTCGCCCCCGACTCGGGGTTCGTCAACTCCTGGTTGCACCTGCAGAACTACGACTTCTTCGCGCAGTTCGGCTCCTCGGTCGCGGCGATCTCGATGTCGGAGATCTGGAAGACGACGCCGTTCATGTCCCTGCTGTTGCTGGCCGGGCTGGCGCAGGTCCCCGAAGACCTGCAGGAGGCCGCGAAGGTCGACGGCGCCACCTGGTGGCAGCGGCTGTGGAAGGTCACCATCCCCAACATGCGGGCGGCGATCATGGTCGCGCTGCTGTTCCGCACGCTGGATGCCTACCGCATCTTCGATAGCGTGTTCGTGATGACCAACGGCGCGCAGGGCACCGAGACCGTGTCCTTCCTGGCGTACCGGCAGATGATCACCCGAACGGCGGTGGGCCTCGGCTCGGCGGTGTCGGTGCTGTTGTTCCTCACCGTGCTGATCATCGCCTTCGTCTTCATCAAGCTGTTCCGGACGGACCTGTCCCAGGTGCGAGGTGATCGGTGA